The Oryzias latipes chromosome 16, ASM223467v1 genome includes a region encoding these proteins:
- the sall3 gene encoding sal-like protein 3 produces the protein MSRRKQAKPQHLKSDEPDPAITGVISERAQGDVLDDADSGNESRSGSEETHVCEKCCAEFFKWSDFCEHLKSCTKNPLVLIVNENDDALNPSQEYPSEPSPLPSCPSEQDDSEDPREGSHSPVGDCDDIPDIATLNRVNMIEKEDEQMEVELSPEKNMDSEERDITSPEPNGSLPQLNDIVPSVVTSYTMPSTNVTLETLHGTRVAVAQFSQSVRAAAGNGISSMAIPMILDQLMALQQQQIHQLQLIEQIRSQVALMNRQSAPQPNLSHHNSNVAGNQGPSSSCVPAVAGQLPLHSFVAPPVHQLPVRLPATLTGQGPSAMTSSLERPVPQTPQSGSQQSNSSVSNCSPNRSVFPPPTGTGLSSLHPTCSSSVTNNNTSSSISIAGGGGISSGSAPPRNSTTPPTLSHGSLLSSASSLPLIPHSSSSTVIFPNPLASIAATANALDPLSALMKHRKGKPPNVSVFDTKPSSEDPFFKHKCRFCAKVFGSDSALQIHLRSHTGERPYKCNICGNRFSTKGNLKVHFQRHKEKYPHIQMNPYPVPEYLDNVPTSSGIPYGMSLPPEKPVTTWLDSKPVLPTVPTSVALQLPPTLPSMIGGFAESPSLTPLSRSPQRHSPPSSECASLSPNVATDSTRTTTSPSPNPNLGSDGPPLLKPEGILLSPNYSARPGENTTTTTTVTQVLLSTTNTSTTSSGSGQVSESISSPSSASNAVSHPVLPMLSEQFKAKFPFGGLLDSMQTSETSKLQQLVENIDKKMTDPNQCVICHRVLSCQSALKMHYRIHTGERPFKCKICGRAFTTKGNLKTHFGVHRSKPPLRVQHSCPICQKKFTNAVVLQQHIRMHMGGQIPNTPLPESLQEMETDLSFDEKSLDAMSNYDDDLLDEMEQAMDEESDLKEGELDPSKPYSPGSSPPTSMISSIAAMENQMKMIDSTANMTHSFGQKPAQNGSSFGGEADCFTTDSLSAVGDAEGQSLGSPALSESSGSMQHLSPAHSHSESQRSKSPAALNNNNSTSMTVEEGQENNTAGLTTVKSEKSETPSPLSAIEGTGALDLTATQPSRHYIKEESHFSMLFLNRDRGLSAPNLASTASNMIKMEMNGHGKSLSDNHHLGIQVPAAAPTTTMSPSINPMLAPPPPRRTPKQHNCQSCGKNFSSASALQIHERTHTGEKPFACSICGRAFTTKGNLKVHMGTHMWNNAPARRGRRLSVENPMALLGGDAMKFSEMFQKDLAARAMNVDPGFWNQYAAAITNGLAMKNNEISVIQNGGIGQLPVSLGGAGITSLGALPGGMDRVHTGSSPPMTSMEKTSLEVAATRPFSRYLEENKEIGIN, from the exons CCCAAGGTGACGTGCTGGATGACGCTGACAGCGGGAATGAGAGCCGCAGCGGCAGCGAGGAGACTCATGTTTGTGAAAAGTGCTGTGCTGAGTTCTTCAAGTGGTCCGACTTCTGTGAACATTTAAAGAGTTGCACCAAAAACCCCCTGGTGCTGATCGTGAATGAGAATGATGACGCGCTGAACCCCTCCCAGGAGTACCCATCTGAGCCCTCTCCTTTACCCAGCTGCCCCAGCGAGCAAGATGACAGCGAGGACCCCAGGGAAGGAAGCCACAGTCCTGTTGGGGACTGTGATGACATCCCAGATATAGCAACCTTGAATAGAGTCAACATGATTGAAAAGGAAGATGAGCAGATGGAGGTTGAGCTTTCtccagaaaaaaatatggattCTGAAGAAAGAGACATAACATCTCCGGAGCCTAATGGCTCCCTACCTCAGCTCAATGACATTGTCCCCTCTGTCGTTACAAGCTATACCATGCCAAGCACCAATGTTACCTTGGAGACGCTTCACGGCACCCGAGTTGCTGTTGCCCAGTTTTCCCAGAGTGTGAGAGCAGCAGCGGGAAATGGGATTTCTTCCATGGCTATTCCCATGATCCTGGACCAGCTGATGgctctccagcagcagcagattcACCAACTTCAGCTCATAGAACAGATCCGTAGTCAGGTGGCTCTCATGAACAGACAGTCTGCTCCGCAGCCCAATCTTTCTCACCATAACAGTAATGTTGCTGGAAACCAGGGGCCTTCCTCTTCATGTGTTCCTGCTGTTGCCGGCCAGCTTCCACTGCATAGCTTTGTCGCCCCTCCTGTCCATCAGCTGCCTGTTAGGTTGCCAGCCACTCTTACTGGTCAAGGCCCATCTGCCATGACGTCATCTTTAGAAAGGCCTGTCCCTCAAACACCACAAAGTGGCTCTCAGCAGTCCAACTCTTCAGTTTCAAACTGCTCCCCAAACAGGTCCGTGTTCCCCCCTCCGACTGGCACTGGTCTGTCGTCTCTACATCCAACTTGCTCGTCTTCAGTCACAAATAACAATACCAGTTCTAGTATCAGTATAGCAGGAGGCGGTGGCATTAGCAGCGGCTCAGCCCCTCCCAGAAACTCCACCACCCCTCCAACCCTCAGTCATGGCAGCCTCCTGAGCTCTGCCTCCAGTCTACCCCTTATACCTCACAGTTCCTCAAGCACCGTCATTTTCCCCAATCCGCTGGCGAGCATTGCAGCCACAGCCAATGCGCTTGACCCCCTTTCTGCGCTGATGAAGCACCGCAAGGGGAAGCCCCcaaatgtgtctgtgtttgacACCAAGCCCAGCTCGGAAGACCCTTTCTTTAAGCATAAGTGCAGGTTCTGTGCCAAGGTGTTTGGCAGCGATAGCGCCCTGCAGATTCACTTGCGTTCCCACACTGGAGAGAGACCCTACAAATGCAACATTTGTGGGAATCGTTTCTCCACCAAGGGGAATCTGAAGGTACACTTCcagagacacaaagaaaagtaCCCGCACATTCAGATGAATCCTTACCCGGTGCCAGAGTACCTGGACAATGTGCCCACAAGCTCAGGCATTCCATATGGCATGTCGTTGCCTCCAGAAAAACCCGTCACCACATGGCTTGACAGTAAACCTGTGCTCCCCACTGTTCCCACCTCTGTTGCACTACAGCTACCTCCAACTCTACCAAGCATGATTGGAGGCTTTGCTGAGTCGCCAAGCCTCACTCCACTCAGTAGGTCCCCTCAGAGGCATTCTCCCCCCTCCAGTGAATGTGCATCTTTATCACCAAATGTAGCCACTGACTCCACTAGGACCACCACTTCACCATCCCCAAACCCCAACCTTGGGAGTGATGGACCTCCACTCTTAAAACCTGAAGGGATTCTGTTGTCCCCAAATTACTCGGCTAGGCCAGGAGAGAACACAACCACCACAACTACAGTAACCCAAGTACTTCTTTCCACAACTAACACCTCAACAACATCCTCAGGCAGCGGACAGGTTTCTGAGTCAATCAGCAGCCCCAGTTCAGCATCTAACGCTGTTTCCCATCCTGTTCTTCCAATGCTTTCTGAACAGTTTAAGGCTAAGTTTCCCTTTGGAGGCCTTCTAGACTCTATGCAAACCTCAGAGACGTCAAAGTTGCAGCAGCTTGTTGAGAATATTGACAAAAAGATGACTGATCCGAATCAATGTGTAATCTGCCACCGTGTTCTGAGCTGCCAGAGTGCTCTGAAGATGCACTACCGTATCCATACTGGTGAGAGGCCGTTCAAGTGCAAAATATGTGGACGGGCATTCACCACAAAGGGAAACCTGAAAACACACTTTGGAGTCCACAGGTCCAAACCCCCTCTACGAGTGCAACACTCCTGCCCCATATGTCAAAAAAAGTTCACCAATGCTGTTGTGCTGCAGCAGCACATCCGCATGCACATGGGAGGGCAGATTCCCAACACCCCTCTCCCCGAAAGTCTGCAGGAGATGGAAACAGATCTGTCTTTTGATGAGAAGAGCTTAGATGCAATGAGCAATTATGACGATGACCTCCTAGATGAGATGGAGCAGGCCATGGATGAGGAATCTGACCTAAAGGAGGGTGAATTAGACCCTTCCAAACCATATTCACCCGGGAGCTCCCCGCCGACTTCCATGATCTCCAGCATTGCTGCAATGGAGAACCAGATGAAAATGATTGACTCTACTGCAAACATGACCCATTCATTTGGTCAAAAGCCTGCTCAGAACGGCAGCAGCTTCGGAGGGGAGGCTGACTGCTTCACTACCGATTCCCTGTCTGCTGTGGGGGATGCTGAAGGTCAGAGTTTAGGGAGCCCAGCTTTGTCTGAGTCCTCTGGCTCCATGCAGCATTTGTCCCCAGCTCACAGTCATTCTGAGAGTCAGCGATCCAAGTCCCCCGCTGCACTCAATAATAATAACAGCACTAGCATGACAGTAGAGGAGGGCCAGGAGAATAACACAGCTGGCTTGACAACAGTAAAGTCGGAAAAATCCGAGACCCCATCTCCACTTTCTGCGATTGAAGGCACCGGAGCCCTTGACCTGACTGCCACTCAACCCAGCAGGCATTACATCAAGGAGGAGAGCCACTTCAGCATGCTTTTTCTAAACAGAGATCGAG ggcTAAGTGCTCCCAATTTGGCCAGCACCGCATCAAACATGATCAAAATGGAAATGAATGGACACGGCAAGTCTCTGAGCGACAACCATCATCTGGGCATTCAGGTTCCAGCTGCCGCGCCCACAACCACCATGAGCCCCAGTATCAACCCTATGCTGGCGCCCCCACCTCCCCGTCGCACTCCAAAGCAGCACAACTGCCAATCGTGCGGGAAGAACTTTTCTTCAGCCAGTGCTCTGCAAATCCAtgagcgcacacacacaggggAGAAACCGTTCGCCTGCTCCATTTGTGGACGAGCTTTCACCACAAAGGGTAACCTAAAG GTTCACATGGGAACACACATGTGGAACAATGCCCCAGCTCGCCGGGGTCGGCGCCTGTCCGTGGAGAACCCCATGGCACTTCTGGGTGGAGACGCCATGAAATTCAGCGAGATGTTTCAGAAAGACTTGGCGGCTCGAGCGATGAACGTCGACCCAGGCTTCTGGAACCAGTATGCAGCTGCCATCACCAACGGCCTGGCTATGAAGAACAATGAGATCTCAGTGATCCAGAATGGAGGCATCGGCCAGCTGCCCGTCAGCCTCGGCGGAGCAGGAATCACTTCGTTGGGAGCTTTGCCTGGAGGAATGGACCGTGTGCACACGGGCAGCAGCCCTCCAATGACCAGCATGGAGAAGACTAGTCTGGAGGTTGCAGCCACTCGTCCTTTCTCTAGATATTTGGAAGAGAATAAAGAGATTGGGATCAATTaa